The following proteins are encoded in a genomic region of Periophthalmus magnuspinnatus isolate fPerMag1 chromosome 10, fPerMag1.2.pri, whole genome shotgun sequence:
- the hrh2a gene encoding histamine receptor H2a isoform X1: protein MVNVALAVILCLLIGLTVGGNVLVCLAVCVSRRLRCLTNCFIVSLAITDLLLGVLVLPFSALLQLNNDWPLGPIFCNFYISMDVMLCTASILTLLAISVDRYLAVTMPLRYTSMVLPWKVAVAMITVWAVSLAVSFLPIQMGWNTVNGTVQNQGPYASERRCRFELNRPYVLTDSLLTFYLPLIAMCWTYLKILRIARAQAKRITSSRPTCVTTYNRKNSSTVTTVVSNVTAITLREHKATVTLAAVIGAFVICWLPYFIMFTVLGLKEHPDPNTVPEYPIVLWLGYANSALNPFLYGALNRDFRSAYSHILRCRCPFSGWRSRQPSPVMTGARDNLTEVTLLCGHMPSTCRAGLTDQSFSLQEIHSGTPPTTAVQLTNGTTPTDVNGNDSPCSCSVRSLTGEE, encoded by the exons ATGGTGAATGTGGCCCTGGCGGTGATCCTGTGCCTGCTGATCGGTCTGACCGTGGGTGGGAACGTCTTGGTGTGTCTGGCCGTGTGCGTGTCTCGTCGTCTCCGCTGCCTCACAAACTGCTTCATCGTATCCCTGGCGATAACAGATCTCTTACTGGGGGTCCTGGTGCTCCCCTTCTCTGCCCTCCTCCAGCTCAACAACGACTGGCCTCTGGGTCCCATTTTCTGTAACTTCTACATATCCATGGATGTAATGCTTTGTACTGCCTCTATTCTTACATTATTGGCCATCAGTGTTGACAGGTATCTTGCTGTAACCATGCCTCTTAGATATACCTCTATGGTTTTGCcctggaaagtagcagtagccaTGATAACAGTCTGGGCAGTGTCTTTAGCTGTTTCCTTTTTGCCAATCCAAATGGGTTGGAACACTGTGAACGGGACAGTGCAAAACCAAGGGCCGTATGCGTCAGAAAGGAGATGCCGATTTGAGCTCAACCGGCCCTACGTTCTCACCGATTCCCTCCTCACTTTCTACCTTCCTCTCATAGCAATGTGCTGGACTTATCTGAAAATACTGCGCATAGCTCGAGCACAGGCCAAGCGCATCACCAGCTCTCGTCCTACGTGCGTAACCACATACAACCGCAAAAACTCCTCCACGGTTACCACAGTGGTCTCCAATGTGACAGCCATCACCCTCCGAGAGCACAAAGCCACGGTGACACTGGCGGCGGTCATAGGGGCGTTTGTGATCTGCTGGTTGCCGTATTTTATCATGTTCACAGTTTTAGGTTTAAAAGAGCACCCTGACCCCAACACAGTGCCAGAATACCCCATAGTGCTGTGGCTGGGTTACGCTAATTCCGCCCTGAATCCTTTCCTCTACGGAGCTTTGAACAGAGACTTCAGGTCAGCATACTCACACATACTCAGGTGTAGATGCCCCTTCAGTgggtggaggagcagacagcCATCGCCTGTAATGACTGGAG CCAGAGATAACCTTACAGAGGTGACACTGTTGTGTGGCCACATGCCCAGCACATGCAGGGCAGGACTCACGGACCAGAGCTTCAGTCTTCAAGAAATACACAGTGGGACCCCTCCAACAACAGCTGTGCAACTGACAAACGGCACCACACCCACAGACGTCAATGGAAACGACAG CCCGTGCTCATGCTCTGTCCGATCTTTGACGGGGGAAGAGTAG
- the hrh2a gene encoding histamine receptor H2a isoform X2 gives MVNVALAVILCLLIGLTVGGNVLVCLAVCVSRRLRCLTNCFIVSLAITDLLLGVLVLPFSALLQLNNDWPLGPIFCNFYISMDVMLCTASILTLLAISVDRYLAVTMPLRYTSMVLPWKVAVAMITVWAVSLAVSFLPIQMGWNTVNGTVQNQGPYASERRCRFELNRPYVLTDSLLTFYLPLIAMCWTYLKILRIARAQAKRITSSRPTCVTTYNRKNSSTVTTVVSNVTAITLREHKATVTLAAVIGAFVICWLPYFIMFTVLGLKEHPDPNTVPEYPIVLWLGYANSALNPFLYGALNRDFRSAYSHILRCRCPFSGWRSRQPSPVMTGARDNLTEVTLLCGHMPSTCRAGLTDQSFSLQEIHSGTPPTTAVQLTNGTTPTDVNGNDS, from the exons ATGGTGAATGTGGCCCTGGCGGTGATCCTGTGCCTGCTGATCGGTCTGACCGTGGGTGGGAACGTCTTGGTGTGTCTGGCCGTGTGCGTGTCTCGTCGTCTCCGCTGCCTCACAAACTGCTTCATCGTATCCCTGGCGATAACAGATCTCTTACTGGGGGTCCTGGTGCTCCCCTTCTCTGCCCTCCTCCAGCTCAACAACGACTGGCCTCTGGGTCCCATTTTCTGTAACTTCTACATATCCATGGATGTAATGCTTTGTACTGCCTCTATTCTTACATTATTGGCCATCAGTGTTGACAGGTATCTTGCTGTAACCATGCCTCTTAGATATACCTCTATGGTTTTGCcctggaaagtagcagtagccaTGATAACAGTCTGGGCAGTGTCTTTAGCTGTTTCCTTTTTGCCAATCCAAATGGGTTGGAACACTGTGAACGGGACAGTGCAAAACCAAGGGCCGTATGCGTCAGAAAGGAGATGCCGATTTGAGCTCAACCGGCCCTACGTTCTCACCGATTCCCTCCTCACTTTCTACCTTCCTCTCATAGCAATGTGCTGGACTTATCTGAAAATACTGCGCATAGCTCGAGCACAGGCCAAGCGCATCACCAGCTCTCGTCCTACGTGCGTAACCACATACAACCGCAAAAACTCCTCCACGGTTACCACAGTGGTCTCCAATGTGACAGCCATCACCCTCCGAGAGCACAAAGCCACGGTGACACTGGCGGCGGTCATAGGGGCGTTTGTGATCTGCTGGTTGCCGTATTTTATCATGTTCACAGTTTTAGGTTTAAAAGAGCACCCTGACCCCAACACAGTGCCAGAATACCCCATAGTGCTGTGGCTGGGTTACGCTAATTCCGCCCTGAATCCTTTCCTCTACGGAGCTTTGAACAGAGACTTCAGGTCAGCATACTCACACATACTCAGGTGTAGATGCCCCTTCAGTgggtggaggagcagacagcCATCGCCTGTAATGACTGGAG CCAGAGATAACCTTACAGAGGTGACACTGTTGTGTGGCCACATGCCCAGCACATGCAGGGCAGGACTCACGGACCAGAGCTTCAGTCTTCAAGAAATACACAGTGGGACCCCTCCAACAACAGCTGTGCAACTGACAAACGGCACCACACCCACAGACGTCAATGGAAACGACAG CTGA